One window of the Rhodothermia bacterium genome contains the following:
- a CDS encoding sigma-70 family RNA polymerase sigma factor, with amino-acid sequence MDSHFLRYESGRLVVQLTKRFGTHHLPLIEDVVQDTLLKAWEIWRFRGIPENPSAWLFRVAWNLAIDALRRQQRQMPLTTQVSETLLTAEPPENPPETIFLDEVLRLMFVCCHPDLPREAQVSLILKYLCGFSVQEIARAFLTNEANIEKRLYRARKAFRTKDIPLEVPSPHILQERLDQVLLAIYLLFNEGYKSNQPDEVIRRDLIAEALRLGNLLAENPITQTPAVFALLALMCFQAARTEARLTETGALCLLPAQDRTLWDNALITIGKHFLNRSATGEGMSRYHLEAGIAWEHTKATSFETTNWHKILRYYNVLEEYYPSPMTSLNRLIALSEVEGPEAARLALDASEVNKTLAKNHLFHTVRAHFLYRTDEPEHALRHWRKALHLAPSHAEQAFIEEKIAHLTTLLPEAPTPTKPNKHP; translated from the coding sequence ATGGATTCGCACTTTCTACGATACGAATCTGGCAGGCTGGTGGTGCAACTCACCAAGCGTTTTGGGACGCATCACCTCCCGCTTATTGAAGACGTTGTACAGGATACTTTGTTAAAAGCGTGGGAGATCTGGCGATTTCGGGGCATTCCAGAAAACCCTTCGGCGTGGCTCTTTCGTGTGGCGTGGAACCTTGCCATAGATGCACTCCGCCGCCAGCAAAGACAAATGCCCCTTACCACACAGGTTTCCGAAACACTTCTAACAGCAGAGCCGCCTGAAAATCCACCAGAAACCATCTTTTTAGACGAGGTGTTACGGCTTATGTTTGTGTGCTGCCATCCCGATTTGCCTCGCGAAGCACAAGTGTCCCTGATCCTCAAGTATTTGTGTGGCTTCTCGGTTCAAGAGATTGCACGCGCCTTCCTCACCAACGAAGCCAATATCGAAAAACGCCTTTATCGTGCACGAAAAGCCTTCCGAACCAAGGATATTCCGCTGGAGGTTCCATCACCGCACATACTCCAAGAACGGCTCGATCAGGTGCTCTTGGCCATTTATTTGCTGTTCAACGAGGGGTATAAATCTAACCAACCGGATGAGGTCATCCGCCGTGATTTGATTGCCGAGGCTCTACGCTTGGGCAATTTGCTTGCAGAAAACCCCATCACCCAAACACCTGCGGTTTTTGCTTTACTCGCCCTGATGTGCTTCCAAGCAGCCCGCACCGAAGCACGACTTACAGAAACGGGGGCCTTGTGTCTATTGCCAGCGCAAGACCGCACCTTATGGGACAACGCCCTCATCACCATAGGAAAGCACTTCCTCAACCGATCCGCGACCGGAGAAGGAATGTCACGGTATCATTTGGAGGCGGGAATCGCCTGGGAACACACCAAAGCAACTTCTTTTGAAACCACCAATTGGCATAAAATTCTGCGGTATTATAATGTCTTGGAAGAATACTACCCCTCCCCTATGACATCGCTCAATCGCCTGATTGCCCTTTCCGAAGTAGAAGGCCCTGAAGCTGCACGCTTGGCTTTAGATGCCAGCGAGGTCAACAAGACTTTAGCCAAGAACCATCTTTTCCATACCGTGCGCGCCCATTTTTTGTACCGAACTGACGAACCCGAACATGCGCTTCGACATTGGCGCAAGGCACTACACTTGGCGCCTTCGCACGCAGAACAAGCCTTCATTGAGGAAAAAATCGCTCATCTCACCACACTTCTACCAGAGGCTCCAACACCCACTAAGCCAAACAAGCATCCTTGA
- a CDS encoding sodium-dependent transporter: MSTNTESWGSRVGLVLAMAGNAVGLGNFLRFPVQAIENGGGAFIIPYLVCFLLMGIPLLFVEWSMGRFGGQHGHHSTPFIVGSMAPNGRIWKYVGVFGIFTNLAVAAYYCYIESWTMSYVYHTIIGSFSGSSQASVAQFFTDYTDLGVSHTGIPYEPVVFYVLCLLLNTWILSRGLSGGVEAVAKVGMPLLILFGIFLAIRGITLTSGSDGAVNDGMMGLNFLWNPQFDSIWNAKVWLAAAGQIFFTLSVGMGSIHCYASYLRSRDDVALNAMGAGWTNEFVEVVLGGAIVIPITVGYLGIDGVREIVASGGGFGLGFQTLPYLFQQWGPILGTLSGVMWFGLLFFAGITSSLAMGTPIMGFLQDEFGWKREKAAWTFGLAVLILGLPTVIFYKEGVFGEYDYWAGTVSLVIFALLEIILFAWVFGMKRGWDEITRGADINVPPVFKFIIQYVTPLFLLAVFVFSLPDIFKQLTDDKPLAVHLSRLLLLALFIGIAYLVRVAYYKRIREGRHIVKQA, translated from the coding sequence ATGAGTACAAACACAGAATCCTGGGGATCGCGGGTGGGGCTGGTTCTGGCTATGGCAGGCAATGCCGTAGGTCTTGGGAACTTCCTCCGCTTTCCGGTACAGGCCATCGAAAATGGTGGAGGGGCATTTATTATCCCCTACTTGGTCTGTTTTCTTTTAATGGGTATCCCACTCCTCTTTGTCGAATGGTCTATGGGCCGTTTTGGTGGACAACACGGACACCACAGCACGCCTTTTATTGTGGGTTCGATGGCTCCAAATGGTCGTATCTGGAAATATGTGGGCGTTTTCGGGATTTTTACGAACTTGGCCGTTGCCGCTTATTATTGCTACATCGAGTCATGGACCATGTCCTATGTGTATCACACCATTATAGGGTCTTTTAGCGGCAGTTCTCAAGCATCGGTAGCACAGTTCTTTACCGACTATACCGACCTTGGTGTCTCGCATACGGGTATCCCATACGAACCAGTGGTATTTTATGTCCTGTGTCTGCTCCTGAATACTTGGATCTTATCACGCGGCTTGAGTGGTGGGGTAGAAGCCGTAGCCAAAGTTGGAATGCCCTTACTTATTCTGTTCGGGATTTTCTTGGCCATCCGAGGCATCACACTCACCTCTGGAAGCGATGGTGCGGTGAATGATGGCATGATGGGTTTGAACTTCCTGTGGAACCCACAATTTGATAGCATCTGGAATGCTAAAGTATGGCTGGCTGCCGCAGGACAAATCTTCTTTACACTTTCGGTAGGTATGGGTAGCATTCATTGTTATGCTTCTTATTTGCGTTCCCGCGATGATGTCGCCTTGAATGCGATGGGCGCTGGCTGGACAAATGAGTTTGTAGAAGTGGTTTTGGGCGGTGCGATTGTGATCCCCATCACCGTAGGATACTTGGGGATAGATGGCGTTAGGGAAATTGTGGCAAGTGGTGGTGGTTTTGGTTTGGGCTTCCAGACCTTGCCTTATCTCTTCCAACAATGGGGTCCCATCTTGGGCACGCTTTCTGGCGTCATGTGGTTCGGCCTTTTGTTTTTTGCAGGGATCACCTCGTCTTTGGCCATGGGAACGCCAATTATGGGCTTCTTACAAGACGAATTTGGCTGGAAACGCGAAAAAGCAGCTTGGACGTTTGGTCTTGCTGTCCTGATCCTTGGCCTGCCAACCGTTATCTTCTACAAAGAAGGCGTTTTTGGCGAGTATGACTACTGGGCCGGTACGGTCTCTCTGGTCATCTTTGCCCTATTAGAGATCATTTTGTTTGCATGGGTCTTTGGCATGAAGCGCGGTTGGGATGAGATCACACGCGGCGCAGACATAAACGTACCACCCGTCTTTAAATTCATCATCCAATACGTGACTCCACTGTTTTTATTGGCCGTTTTTGTCTTCAGTTTGCCTGATATCTTTAAACAACTAACGGATGACAAGCCCTTGGCCGTACATCTGTCTCGGTTGTTGCTTTTGGCCTTGTTTATTGGCATTGCTTATTTGGTACGGGTGGCCTACTACAAACGAATTCGCGAAGGCCGTCATATTGTAAAACAAGCTTAA